The Paraburkholderia sp. SOS3 genome includes a region encoding these proteins:
- a CDS encoding gamma-glutamyltransferase family protein, translated as MAFTTRPELIGTFGMAASTHWLATASAMAVLERGGNAFDAAAAAGFVLQIVEPHLNGPGGELPVVFYSAREKRVRVLCGQGVSPVTMTIERMRGMGLEVVPGTGLLPAVVPGAFGAWMTLLRDYGELPLSDVLGYAIGYAQHGYPVLPRMAASILAIRDFFAGEWTTSAQQWLRNGEAPRPNQLFSNPSIAATYRRILEEAGSGDRAAQCERARHAFYAGFVADAIDRYFRTTAVLDTSGQRNRGLLTGEDLARWTPSYEDPVSYDYAGFTVHKTGPWGQGPVFLQQLALLKGFDLASLDPLGPDFVHTVIECAKLAFADREVFYGDPLHADVPLDTLLSDRYNDARRKLVDPTRASLEFRPGELADSHGNVRGDSLLRAQKIIANAGRQQPGGFGQGEPTFAPLPELRGDTVHLDVVDRWGNMVSATPSGGWLQASPAVPGLGFNVTTRAQMFWMEAGLPSSLGPGRRPRTTLSPTLVTRDGAPYAAFGSPGGDQQDQWSLQLFLRHVHAGMDLQAAIDAPSFQTAHFPGSFYPRAMQLGKMSAEARFPARTLAELQARGHDLTVADPWALGRVCAVSLRDGLMRGAATPRQMQAYAIGR; from the coding sequence ATGGCATTCACCACCCGTCCCGAGCTGATCGGCACCTTCGGCATGGCCGCGTCCACGCATTGGCTGGCCACTGCATCCGCGATGGCAGTGCTCGAAAGGGGCGGCAACGCATTCGATGCGGCCGCGGCGGCGGGTTTCGTGCTGCAGATCGTGGAGCCGCATCTGAATGGGCCCGGCGGCGAGTTGCCCGTGGTGTTCTACAGCGCGCGCGAAAAGCGCGTCCGCGTGCTGTGCGGCCAGGGCGTGAGCCCGGTCACGATGACGATCGAGCGGATGCGTGGCATGGGCCTCGAAGTGGTGCCCGGCACCGGCTTGCTGCCGGCGGTCGTGCCCGGTGCGTTCGGCGCATGGATGACGCTGCTGCGCGATTACGGCGAGTTGCCGCTCTCCGATGTGCTCGGCTATGCGATCGGTTACGCGCAGCACGGCTATCCGGTGCTGCCGCGCATGGCAGCGTCGATTCTCGCGATTCGGGATTTCTTCGCGGGCGAATGGACGACGTCGGCGCAGCAGTGGTTGCGCAATGGCGAAGCGCCGCGGCCGAACCAGTTGTTCAGCAATCCGTCGATCGCCGCCACCTATCGGCGCATTCTCGAAGAAGCGGGCAGCGGCGACCGCGCCGCGCAATGCGAACGCGCGCGGCATGCGTTCTATGCGGGCTTCGTCGCGGACGCCATCGATCGTTACTTCCGCACGACCGCCGTGCTCGATACGTCCGGCCAGCGCAATCGCGGCCTGTTGACCGGTGAGGACCTCGCGCGCTGGACGCCGTCGTACGAAGATCCGGTGTCGTACGACTATGCGGGCTTCACGGTGCACAAGACCGGCCCCTGGGGTCAAGGGCCGGTGTTTCTGCAGCAGCTCGCGCTGTTGAAGGGTTTCGATCTCGCGAGCCTCGACCCGCTTGGGCCCGACTTCGTGCATACGGTCATCGAATGCGCAAAGCTCGCGTTCGCAGATCGTGAAGTGTTTTATGGTGATCCTTTGCACGCCGATGTACCGCTCGATACGCTGCTGTCGGACCGCTATAACGATGCGCGCCGCAAACTCGTCGATCCCACGCGCGCCTCGCTCGAATTCCGCCCCGGCGAACTCGCTGACTCACACGGCAATGTTCGTGGCGACAGCCTGCTGCGCGCGCAAAAGATCATCGCGAATGCGGGGCGTCAACAGCCGGGCGGCTTCGGCCAGGGCGAGCCGACGTTCGCGCCGCTGCCGGAATTGCGCGGCGATACGGTGCACCTCGATGTCGTGGACCGCTGGGGCAACATGGTGTCGGCAACGCCGTCGGGCGGCTGGCTGCAGGCGTCGCCCGCGGTACCGGGTCTCGGCTTCAACGTGACGACGCGCGCGCAGATGTTCTGGATGGAAGCGGGCCTGCCGTCGTCGCTCGGCCCGGGCCGCCGGCCGCGCACGACGTTATCGCCGACGCTCGTCACGCGCGACGGCGCGCCGTATGCGGCGTTCGGTTCGCCGGGCGGCGATCAGCAGGACCAGTGGTCGCTGCAACTGTTCTTGCGGCATGTGCATGCGGGCATGGACCTGCAGGCCGCGATCGATGCGCCGTCGTTTCAGACTGCGCATTTTCCGGGATCGTTTTATCCGCGCGCGATGCAGCTCGGCAAGATGTCCGCCGAAGCGCGTTTTCCGGCGCGCACGCTCGCCGAACTGCAAGCGCGCGGGCACGACCTCACCGTTGCGGACCCGTGGGCGCTGGGGCGCGTGTGCGCCGTGAGCCTGCGCGATGGCCTGATGCGCGGCGCGGCGACGCCGCGGCAGATGCAGGCATATGCGATTGGGCGCTGA